In one Rhodohalobacter sp. 614A genomic region, the following are encoded:
- a CDS encoding RagB/SusD family nutrient uptake outer membrane protein, with amino-acid sequence MKKLIIILAGLFIFMACEDFLTENPKTEIDVDQFFDSPDDARSAVNAFYRDGAGANSYDSGGFRGSNVMIGAFMTGLFDNEAKGERIEGQLAQALDQDPVNFSGFAGGWWNEMYRVINRANLLLVRIEDIAGMDENERQRLIGEARYFRALNYFTLVKLFGDVPLILEPFEGLNDIYVERVSSDQVYTQIIEDLNWTMNNASLPNVPFGSGNNGRITHGTVATLLAKVHLQRAGYPLQQSGAYAEAASSARQVIQSGVYSLIEHGSDVNGQSAYNQMRTSQQEPEYIWSIEYDGDISDSQYPRITIPGVVRPTGIQYSRTLNMYRPIDEFIQIYDPDLDLRIQNHQMYFTSLEVDGEVFEFGEYVPYIWFEEQAIFETARGTQNLNVTRYSEVLLIAAEAIAQSEGVTSEAVGYLADVRDRAYWTTPRAEIVASLSGLTVNQFVEEVWKERYRELALDFEAWHDIQRTRKYPTTSSGNPGEVTFVDVIGASNNWGQTYSERDLLYPIPDDEMQRNESLTQNPGY; translated from the coding sequence ATGAAAAAATTAATCATTATACTTGCAGGCCTGTTTATATTTATGGCTTGTGAAGATTTTTTGACAGAGAATCCGAAAACAGAAATCGATGTCGACCAATTCTTCGACTCTCCCGATGATGCAAGAAGCGCCGTAAACGCTTTCTACAGAGATGGTGCCGGTGCCAACTCCTACGACTCCGGCGGTTTCAGAGGCAGCAATGTTATGATTGGTGCATTCATGACGGGTTTGTTCGACAACGAAGCCAAAGGTGAACGAATCGAAGGGCAACTTGCCCAGGCACTGGACCAGGACCCGGTTAACTTCAGTGGTTTTGCAGGAGGCTGGTGGAACGAGATGTATCGTGTTATCAACAGGGCTAATCTTCTGCTGGTTAGAATTGAGGACATCGCCGGAATGGATGAGAACGAGCGCCAGCGTTTAATAGGAGAGGCCCGCTATTTTAGGGCACTCAACTACTTCACACTGGTAAAACTCTTTGGTGATGTACCTCTAATTTTAGAACCGTTTGAAGGACTGAATGATATCTACGTAGAACGGGTCAGTTCTGATCAGGTCTACACTCAGATTATTGAAGATCTCAACTGGACAATGAACAATGCTTCGCTTCCGAATGTACCCTTTGGCAGTGGAAATAATGGCAGAATAACTCATGGTACAGTTGCAACTCTTCTTGCAAAAGTTCACCTCCAGAGAGCGGGTTATCCATTACAGCAAAGCGGAGCCTATGCTGAGGCCGCAAGTTCGGCTCGTCAGGTCATTCAGTCCGGGGTTTACAGTTTAATTGAGCATGGCAGCGATGTAAACGGCCAGAGTGCTTATAACCAGATGCGTACCTCTCAGCAAGAACCCGAATATATCTGGTCAATTGAATACGATGGGGATATTTCGGATAGCCAATACCCCAGAATAACCATTCCGGGAGTGGTTCGGCCAACGGGAATTCAATACAGCAGAACGTTGAATATGTACCGTCCGATTGATGAATTCATTCAGATATATGATCCTGATCTGGATCTTAGAATCCAGAATCACCAGATGTACTTTACATCCCTCGAAGTGGATGGAGAAGTGTTTGAATTCGGAGAGTACGTCCCTTACATATGGTTTGAAGAACAGGCTATTTTTGAAACCGCCCGGGGAACCCAGAACCTGAACGTAACCCGGTATTCAGAAGTATTGTTAATTGCCGCAGAAGCAATTGCACAATCAGAAGGAGTTACTTCAGAAGCGGTTGGGTACCTTGCCGACGTTCGCGACCGGGCCTATTGGACAACCCCACGGGCAGAGATCGTTGCCAGCCTTAGCGGCCTTACCGTAAATCAGTTTGTTGAAGAGGTGTGGAAAGAGCGGTACCGCGAACTTGCACTTGATTTCGAAGCGTGGCACGATATTCAGCGCACACGAAAATATCCTACCACTTCGTCAGGTAATCCCGGCGAGGTTACATTTGTTGATGTAATTGGCGCCAGCAATAACTGGGGACAAACGTACAGCGAACGTGATCTGCTCTATCCAATTCCGGATGACGAGATGCAGCGAAACGAAAGCCTTACTCAAAATCCAGGCTACTAA
- a CDS encoding TonB-dependent receptor yields MMKNARKHFSFLCTMCLAVVLSSGLFSGANGQQARQNPLLSENYQMIDSFFDIPATVQVQNVSISAVFELLEEQMGLRFLYDKDVIESSSHRLSLNHKNSTVADVLKEMSSQTGLTFRQLNGMISVGVEKLRKPAPQADQYMFETVTGTVVDAMSGEPLPGVNVIIKNTNTGTATDVDGSFSLEVESLDETLVFTYVGYETLEVPMDGQSEFNVELNQQAVTGDELVVVGYGVQRKSEITGSVGIVTADEMKPNSFNALQGLRGKVAGVNIFTNSGSPSGSNRVVIRGTGSINASTDPLYVVDGVAMGDGINFLNPNDIESIEVLKDASATAIYGARGANGVILITTTRGASGDQLTVGYNTNLSIGRMRGKMDAMNAEEFMEVQRTALQNVPFFNSDVDEAPVHEYWLDPDLFDSEGNPIFDTDWQDEATRTAFSHDHNLSIQGGTENSSIGAVLNYTDREGILLNSYMNRASLKVTYDVTPTEWLSMGTNVTLSRIDENHVEEGGGGQEVRRTMIEMAPIFPITWPEGTTRAGQYSNQTHANSLTLEGQANPVHRLLEEDRLRERIQIFGNTYIAAQITPNLEFRTQLGINNQKYEEKRYRPSDMIAAGAPDGVANYGTREEFYWQSENYLTYEQDFGRSRINALLGASWQEQQYEDFSQEVRGFSDDFFRFNNFGAATNVNSPSSNAYEWTLNSYFNRITYSLDDTYTLTFTSRLDGSSRFGANSKWGFFPSAGFSWLVSNENFMSDVEFIDLLRLRTSYGVTGNTEIGVFRSLATIGSGTTLIGGERRSTAYTTRLPNPDLEWEKTYQFNVGMETDLFNQTISAEVDFYHKLTTDLLLDRPVPGTTGFTVIQDNIGAVSNRGVDVMLTSQNIRSRDFFWSTTLNFNYNKNRVERLGAGDEDIFPGPFWVSGSQTILRVGEPIGNFYGFERLGTWNTDEAEEAAEVGAIPGEAKRSEDRKIIGNGLPDFTGSFINNFSIKNFDVLVDLQFVLGSDIMQEFLHTAEDRQALTNGLATQLYNAWTPDNQNTMYQRIRHQPLSGQNTQADSHWIVDGSYIRGNLIQLGYNFSQSVIDRFGLTQLRVDLSVENAFVIHSSEFKGYDPEATSWDGNIHAQNIFFYQYPRPRTFALGIQLQF; encoded by the coding sequence ATGATGAAGAATGCACGTAAGCACTTCTCTTTTCTTTGTACGATGTGCCTCGCGGTTGTATTGTCTTCCGGATTATTTTCCGGAGCAAATGGACAGCAGGCCCGGCAAAATCCACTATTATCAGAGAATTATCAGATGATTGATAGTTTTTTTGATATACCTGCAACAGTTCAGGTACAAAACGTCTCGATATCAGCGGTTTTTGAACTTCTTGAAGAACAGATGGGACTACGATTCCTCTATGATAAGGATGTTATAGAGAGCAGTAGCCACCGCTTAAGTCTGAATCATAAAAATTCAACCGTGGCAGATGTATTAAAAGAAATGTCATCTCAAACCGGTTTAACATTTCGCCAGCTTAACGGAATGATTTCCGTTGGCGTTGAAAAACTGCGTAAGCCGGCTCCACAAGCCGATCAATATATGTTTGAAACGGTAACAGGCACGGTTGTGGATGCCATGAGCGGTGAACCATTACCGGGCGTGAATGTCATTATTAAAAACACAAATACAGGTACTGCAACTGATGTAGACGGTTCCTTCTCATTAGAAGTTGAATCGCTGGATGAAACGCTTGTTTTTACTTATGTAGGGTATGAAACACTTGAAGTACCGATGGACGGTCAGTCAGAATTTAATGTTGAACTGAATCAGCAGGCAGTTACGGGAGATGAGCTTGTTGTGGTTGGATATGGTGTTCAACGGAAGTCAGAAATAACCGGTTCTGTTGGGATAGTAACAGCAGATGAAATGAAGCCCAACTCTTTTAATGCCCTTCAGGGATTAAGAGGAAAGGTTGCCGGTGTTAATATTTTCACCAATTCGGGTTCTCCGTCAGGAAGTAACCGCGTAGTGATTCGTGGAACCGGATCTATCAATGCATCAACAGATCCTTTATATGTTGTTGATGGAGTGGCTATGGGAGACGGCATCAATTTTCTGAATCCGAATGATATTGAAAGTATTGAGGTGCTGAAAGATGCCTCGGCAACAGCAATTTACGGTGCTCGCGGAGCCAATGGTGTAATCCTGATTACCACTACGCGGGGAGCATCTGGCGATCAGTTAACTGTCGGTTACAATACAAATTTAAGTATTGGCAGGATGAGAGGTAAGATGGATGCCATGAATGCCGAGGAATTCATGGAAGTACAGAGAACTGCGCTTCAGAATGTACCTTTTTTTAATTCTGATGTGGATGAAGCTCCGGTTCATGAATACTGGCTGGATCCTGACCTGTTTGACAGCGAGGGAAATCCTATATTCGATACAGACTGGCAGGATGAAGCTACCCGCACGGCATTCTCTCACGACCATAACCTTAGTATCCAGGGGGGAACAGAAAATTCGTCGATTGGAGCTGTATTAAACTATACGGACCGTGAAGGGATTCTGCTCAACTCATACATGAACAGAGCAAGCCTGAAAGTGACGTATGACGTTACTCCAACCGAATGGCTCAGTATGGGAACCAATGTTACCCTCAGCAGAATCGATGAAAATCATGTTGAGGAAGGTGGCGGTGGCCAGGAAGTACGAAGAACGATGATCGAAATGGCACCGATTTTTCCAATTACATGGCCTGAAGGAACTACACGGGCGGGACAGTATAGTAACCAAACTCATGCCAACTCTCTTACCCTGGAAGGTCAGGCGAATCCAGTTCATCGTCTGCTTGAAGAAGATCGGCTGCGGGAAAGAATTCAAATATTTGGGAATACATATATCGCCGCTCAAATTACACCAAACCTGGAATTCAGAACTCAGTTAGGAATTAACAATCAGAAATACGAAGAGAAACGCTACCGTCCCAGCGACATGATTGCGGCCGGTGCTCCCGATGGAGTTGCCAATTATGGTACAAGGGAAGAATTTTACTGGCAGAGCGAAAACTATCTGACGTACGAACAGGATTTTGGCAGATCGCGAATTAATGCCCTTCTTGGAGCGAGTTGGCAAGAGCAGCAATATGAAGATTTCAGCCAGGAAGTCCGTGGATTTTCTGATGATTTCTTCCGATTCAATAATTTCGGAGCTGCAACAAACGTCAATTCTCCCAGCTCAAATGCATACGAATGGACCTTAAATTCCTACTTTAATCGTATCACATATTCACTGGACGATACTTATACATTGACGTTTACAAGCCGGCTCGACGGTTCATCAAGATTTGGTGCCAATTCCAAATGGGGCTTTTTCCCATCAGCAGGTTTTTCCTGGTTGGTTTCCAATGAGAATTTCATGTCTGACGTGGAATTTATTGATCTGCTTCGGTTGAGAACGTCTTACGGGGTTACCGGAAATACCGAAATTGGAGTTTTCCGGTCTCTGGCAACCATTGGTTCCGGAACCACCCTGATTGGCGGAGAGCGACGATCAACAGCCTATACTACCCGGTTGCCAAATCCCGACCTGGAATGGGAAAAAACCTACCAGTTTAATGTGGGGATGGAAACCGATCTTTTTAATCAGACGATTTCTGCTGAGGTAGATTTCTATCATAAATTAACAACCGACCTGCTTCTGGACAGGCCTGTACCCGGCACCACAGGTTTCACAGTGATTCAGGATAACATCGGTGCGGTTTCGAACAGGGGAGTAGACGTAATGCTGACTTCGCAAAATATCCGGTCGAGAGACTTTTTCTGGAGCACAACCCTGAACTTTAACTATAACAAAAACAGGGTAGAACGGCTTGGTGCCGGTGATGAAGATATTTTCCCTGGTCCGTTTTGGGTTTCCGGAAGTCAAACCATCTTACGTGTAGGAGAGCCGATTGGTAACTTCTACGGATTTGAACGGCTTGGAACCTGGAATACGGATGAAGCAGAAGAAGCCGCTGAAGTTGGAGCGATTCCCGGCGAGGCAAAACGATCTGAAGACCGGAAGATTATAGGGAATGGACTCCCGGATTTTACGGGTAGCTTCATCAATAATTTCAGCATCAAAAACTTTGATGTGTTGGTTGATCTTCAGTTTGTGCTTGGCAGCGATATTATGCAGGAATTTCTGCATACAGCCGAAGACAGGCAGGCGCTAACGAACGGCCTTGCCACTCAACTCTACAATGCCTGGACTCCCGACAACCAGAATACGATGTACCAGCGGATCAGGCATCAGCCTTTATCGGGCCAGAATACCCAGGCAGACAGCCACTGGATTGTTGATGGTTCTTACATCAGAGGCAACTTGATTCAGCTTGGTTACAATTTTAGTCAATCGGTTATTGACCGGTTCGGGCTGACACAGTTGAGAGTTGACTTGAGTGTTGAAAATGCATTTGTGATTCATTCCAGCGAGTTCAAAGGATACGATCCGGAGGCAACATCGTGGGATGGAAATATCCACGCTCAAAACATTTTCTTTTACCAGTATCCAAGGCCACGAACATTCGCGCTGGGTATTCAATTACAATTTTAA
- a CDS encoding FecR family protein — translation MENNNRLQILLDKYLQDRCTEGEVHLLLDYMKRAEHEPEIKKILTDYWQRIDDNDLPAENDLEIDEGTWLKEIQAEAIEREYRQIPEPPRISKSKLSRFPKRNSHSARWFIGLKVAAILVFTVTLSYLFYIYQQNALTNSITQIEKIANAGEKVRFVLPDGTQVHLNSESSLIYPSSFSDSARVVQLRGEGFFVVTPDQERPFLVHTNDITTKVLGTSFNIRSYPEDNTAVVAVRSGKVSVSETGFSGQDSNVVLESNEYANYTFTNRQFTTGEGIMELTAWNSGVLLYHNKELGEVTFQLERWYDVDIYFENEAIKKCMVRGEHRDESLTTVLKAITYAFDIEYQIEGRRVLLIGDGCN, via the coding sequence ATGGAAAACAACAATCGCCTTCAAATACTCCTTGATAAATATTTGCAGGATCGCTGTACAGAGGGCGAGGTTCATTTACTTTTGGATTATATGAAAAGGGCGGAGCATGAGCCGGAAATCAAAAAAATTCTGACTGACTATTGGCAAAGGATTGATGATAATGACCTGCCGGCTGAAAACGATCTGGAAATTGATGAGGGAACCTGGCTTAAAGAAATCCAAGCGGAAGCAATAGAACGTGAATACCGGCAGATTCCCGAACCTCCAAGAATTTCAAAATCAAAATTAAGCAGGTTTCCTAAAAGGAATTCTCACTCAGCGCGATGGTTTATAGGATTAAAAGTGGCTGCAATTCTGGTCTTCACCGTTACATTGTCCTATCTGTTTTACATATACCAGCAGAATGCTTTAACGAATTCAATCACTCAGATAGAAAAAATTGCAAATGCCGGTGAAAAGGTGCGGTTTGTATTACCCGATGGCACCCAGGTTCACTTAAACTCTGAAAGCAGCCTTATCTATCCTTCTTCATTTTCGGACTCGGCCAGAGTGGTTCAACTTCGGGGAGAAGGTTTTTTTGTTGTCACTCCTGATCAGGAACGGCCTTTTTTAGTTCACACCAATGATATAACCACAAAGGTTTTGGGAACCTCTTTCAATATTCGTTCCTACCCCGAAGATAACACGGCTGTTGTGGCGGTAAGAAGTGGAAAAGTATCGGTTTCGGAGACAGGGTTTTCGGGACAAGATTCGAATGTTGTGCTTGAGTCGAATGAATATGCCAACTATACATTTACCAACCGGCAGTTTACAACAGGTGAAGGCATAATGGAGCTGACTGCCTGGAACAGCGGAGTATTGCTATACCATAATAAAGAGTTGGGAGAAGTTACATTTCAGCTGGAAAGATGGTACGACGTGGATATTTATTTCGAAAATGAAGCCATTAAGAAATGTATGGTTCGTGGTGAGCACAGAGATGAATCACTAACCACTGTGCTCAAAGCAATTACCTATGCTTTTGACATCGAATACCAAATTGAAGGACGTCGGGTATTGCTGATAGGGGATGGATGTAATTGA
- a CDS encoding RNA polymerase sigma-70 factor, with product MSIYSECNDFELVQSLKRGECEAFKEIFSRYHQKLLYYTISIVKSQSVGKDIVQETFLKVWEKRQQLNPDQSLSAYVHVIARNMAFNHLKRAGYDDDLREKILESIMEKRQWVSYEEELHAREHSKWVERAIVQLPPRRELIFRLSRENKMTHREIANKLGISKNTVKNQIVSAQKQIREFLKCHTDIALSFMLSAILFLL from the coding sequence ATGTCTATCTATTCAGAATGTAATGATTTTGAACTCGTACAGAGTTTGAAGCGAGGAGAATGTGAAGCATTTAAGGAAATTTTTAGTCGGTACCATCAGAAATTACTGTATTACACCATTTCAATCGTAAAATCTCAAAGTGTTGGGAAAGACATTGTTCAGGAAACCTTTCTAAAAGTTTGGGAGAAAAGACAGCAGCTAAATCCCGATCAATCCCTGAGTGCTTATGTTCACGTTATTGCACGGAATATGGCGTTTAATCATTTGAAAAGAGCGGGTTATGATGACGATTTAAGAGAGAAAATTTTAGAGTCAATCATGGAAAAGCGCCAATGGGTTTCGTACGAAGAAGAACTCCATGCCCGCGAACATAGCAAATGGGTGGAAAGAGCGATCGTGCAATTACCTCCCAGAAGAGAATTGATTTTTCGGCTCTCAAGAGAGAATAAAATGACTCACAGGGAGATTGCAAATAAGCTTGGAATCTCTAAGAATACTGTAAAGAACCAGATTGTTTCTGCCCAGAAACAAATTCGGGAGTTCCTGAAGTGTCATACCGATATTGCCCTGTCTTTCATGTTATCTGCGATTTTATTCCTGCTTTGA
- a CDS encoding glycerophosphodiester phosphodiesterase, with protein MLDRYILFPLILVVLGTLPVLLHGQTGEQELSANLIAHRGGIVNAEHAENSRSAIEEAIQRGYWMLEIDLRKTKDDRIIIYHDPTFQKYYNDSRAVSEMEWNEIRKLRSRLDGSRPLLFEEAAEIAQDNIKLMLDIKGGDFDESSYERIEQILKKYDLLSSTFVLSDANAQQYFHGKASLSKGLDEIIRAAVAGENVSNLYHLFELGGNLDQQMIEKANQLGVKVVAAINVFRYHQPHLSEEQEWEAAGKDVERLMKLGVEYYQVDSVYEPLFRED; from the coding sequence ATGTTAGACAGATATATTTTATTTCCTCTAATACTGGTTGTCCTGGGAACTTTGCCCGTGCTTTTGCACGGGCAAACCGGGGAGCAGGAGCTTTCGGCTAATCTGATTGCTCACAGAGGCGGCATTGTGAATGCTGAACACGCTGAAAATTCTCGGTCTGCAATTGAGGAAGCGATTCAGAGAGGCTACTGGATGCTCGAAATTGATCTCCGGAAGACAAAGGATGACCGGATCATCATCTATCATGATCCCACATTTCAGAAGTATTATAATGATTCACGTGCTGTTAGCGAGATGGAATGGAATGAGATCCGAAAATTGCGCTCCCGCCTTGACGGATCACGGCCGTTGTTGTTTGAAGAAGCAGCAGAAATAGCGCAGGATAACATAAAATTAATGCTCGATATCAAAGGAGGTGATTTTGATGAATCATCTTATGAACGGATCGAACAGATTTTGAAGAAATACGATCTTCTTTCATCAACCTTTGTTTTAAGTGATGCAAATGCGCAGCAGTACTTCCATGGGAAAGCTTCTTTATCCAAAGGACTGGATGAGATTATCCGGGCGGCTGTAGCGGGTGAAAATGTGAGCAATCTCTATCATCTGTTCGAGCTTGGAGGAAATCTGGATCAGCAAATGATTGAAAAAGCGAATCAGCTTGGGGTTAAAGTGGTTGCCGCGATCAATGTATTCAGATATCATCAGCCGCACCTCAGTGAAGAACAAGAGTGGGAGGCCGCCGGAAAAGATGTTGAAAGGTTGATGAAACTTGGTGTCGAGTATTATCAGGTTGATTCCGTATATGAGCCGCTTTTCAGAGAAGATTGA
- a CDS encoding CoA-acylating methylmalonate-semialdehyde dehydrogenase, protein MESTTDQVINYIGGSWQKPESGTDLAVMNPATAEQIATVSLSQKEDVKKAVEVADEAFHGWRRTPVTKRIQYLFHFKNLLEDHIEELAKVITNECGKTFNESVGEIRRGIENVENACGMPTLMQGINNEDIASGIDEHMIRQPLGVVTAITPFNFPAMIPLWFLPYAVASGNCFILKPSEKVPMSAQYIFKLLDQVGLPEGVVQLVNGDKTAVDELLENPAVKAISFVGSSGVARQIYSKGTAHGKRVQAQGGAKNMVVVLPDAEMNMTTRIVGDSAFGCAGQRCLANSLAITVGDAKKPFTEAISEKAANLKVGYGLNQGTEMGPVITSESRQRVEGFIETGTKEGGKILVDGRSKKVDEFEGGNWSFPTIIDDISPDSSIAKTEIFGPLFGLMHVDTVDDAIALINSQAYGNMACLFTSSGAAARQFRYEANAGNIGINIGVAAPMAYYPFSGWKESFFGDLHAQGHHAVEFYTQTKVVVERWIRDWDRVF, encoded by the coding sequence ATGGAATCAACAACAGACCAAGTTATAAATTATATAGGCGGAAGCTGGCAAAAGCCGGAATCAGGAACAGATCTTGCGGTCATGAATCCTGCAACAGCAGAACAGATAGCTACTGTGAGTCTGTCTCAAAAAGAAGATGTTAAAAAAGCTGTTGAGGTGGCAGACGAAGCATTTCACGGGTGGCGCCGGACACCGGTTACCAAGCGAATCCAGTACCTGTTTCATTTTAAAAATCTCCTGGAAGATCACATTGAAGAGCTGGCAAAAGTGATTACAAATGAGTGCGGAAAAACATTTAATGAAAGCGTGGGGGAGATCCGCCGGGGGATTGAAAATGTGGAAAACGCCTGTGGAATGCCCACGTTGATGCAGGGAATAAACAATGAAGATATCGCAAGTGGAATTGATGAACATATGATCCGGCAACCACTGGGGGTTGTGACGGCTATTACACCGTTTAATTTCCCGGCCATGATTCCCCTTTGGTTTTTGCCGTATGCTGTTGCATCTGGGAACTGTTTTATCCTCAAACCCAGCGAGAAAGTGCCGATGTCGGCGCAATATATATTCAAACTGCTGGATCAAGTCGGTCTTCCGGAAGGAGTTGTTCAACTTGTAAACGGTGATAAAACCGCTGTTGACGAGTTGCTTGAAAACCCGGCTGTGAAAGCAATCAGTTTTGTAGGTTCTTCGGGTGTGGCCCGGCAGATTTACAGCAAGGGAACGGCTCATGGCAAGCGGGTTCAGGCCCAGGGCGGAGCAAAAAATATGGTTGTGGTTTTGCCTGATGCTGAAATGAATATGACAACACGTATTGTCGGAGATTCCGCATTTGGTTGTGCCGGACAACGGTGCCTCGCAAACTCACTGGCCATTACAGTCGGAGATGCAAAGAAGCCGTTTACAGAGGCTATTTCCGAAAAAGCTGCAAATCTGAAGGTGGGTTACGGACTGAACCAGGGGACCGAAATGGGGCCGGTAATTACCTCCGAGAGTCGGCAGCGAGTGGAGGGTTTTATTGAAACAGGTACAAAAGAAGGCGGTAAAATCCTGGTGGACGGCCGCAGTAAAAAAGTCGATGAATTTGAAGGTGGAAACTGGAGTTTTCCAACGATAATAGATGATATTTCTCCGGACAGCTCTATTGCCAAAACGGAAATATTTGGTCCGCTTTTTGGGCTGATGCATGTTGATACCGTTGATGATGCCATTGCCCTGATTAATTCACAGGCATACGGTAATATGGCGTGTCTTTTTACCAGCAGTGGCGCAGCGGCGCGGCAGTTCCGTTATGAAGCCAATGCCGGGAATATCGGAATTAATATTGGCGTGGCAGCACCGATGGCATATTATCCATTCAGTGGCTGGAAGGAAAGCTTTTTTGGTGATTTGCACGCTCAGGGACATCATGCCGTCGAGTTTTATACCCAAACCAAAGTCGTAGTTGAACGATGGATACGTGACTGGGATCGCGTATTCTAA
- a CDS encoding family 16 glycoside hydrolase, which yields MKKSINRRQFLKSSATFTAGLGLAPAIANGINRVKEAPDMPDKEGYISLFDGESLNGWHKNGARWTVRNGEIIAEQEPPGSGNGGILLSNKTYKDFEMMIDVKPGWGCDSGVFLRSQPNGQSYQVYVDYHSEPNDGGIVGFLYGQSTGGWRTEPFRYYGIFKNDELVDLELKPFTPYEGYAENPLRYACTKEEWKKAWKLNEYNTLKIRCEGKYPIITTWINGTKICKFDAAATKSPDFDKEKMYQAVGDEGHIALQVHGTDTWWGDEVRWKNIKVKEL from the coding sequence ATGAAAAAATCAATAAACCGCCGGCAATTTCTAAAATCTTCAGCCACTTTTACAGCAGGTTTGGGGCTCGCTCCGGCAATTGCAAACGGAATCAATCGGGTAAAAGAAGCACCCGATATGCCAGACAAGGAAGGATATATCTCTCTTTTTGATGGGGAATCGTTAAATGGCTGGCATAAAAACGGTGCACGATGGACGGTGAGAAACGGGGAAATAATTGCCGAACAGGAACCACCCGGATCAGGAAACGGAGGTATTCTTCTTTCGAATAAAACCTACAAAGACTTTGAAATGATGATTGATGTAAAACCGGGATGGGGTTGTGATTCGGGTGTTTTTTTACGGTCTCAGCCGAATGGTCAGTCGTATCAGGTGTATGTGGATTATCACAGCGAGCCGAACGATGGCGGTATTGTCGGGTTTCTTTACGGGCAGAGTACCGGCGGATGGAGGACAGAACCATTCCGTTATTATGGCATTTTTAAAAATGACGAACTTGTTGATCTCGAGTTGAAACCCTTTACGCCTTATGAGGGATATGCAGAAAATCCTTTGCGATATGCTTGTACCAAAGAAGAGTGGAAGAAGGCCTGGAAACTCAATGAATACAATACCCTTAAAATCCGGTGCGAAGGAAAATATCCTATTATCACCACATGGATCAACGGAACAAAAATCTGCAAGTTTGATGCTGCAGCCACTAAAAGTCCTGATTTCGATAAAGAAAAAATGTATCAGGCGGTGGGTGATGAGGGACATATTGCCCTTCAGGTTCACGGAACGGATACCTGGTGGGGGGATGAAGTGCGATGGAAAAATATTAAAGTAAAAGAGCTGTAG